In one window of Lolium perenne isolate Kyuss_39 unplaced genomic scaffold, Kyuss_2.0 unplaced25, whole genome shotgun sequence DNA:
- the LOC127321364 gene encoding uncharacterized protein has translation MFKVEIADYLVTGNCRLYLSRDYLTPSSVFGQYWRHPKSNCTDSSPIEVPATSCQPLRKDNGIGQLALQLIDRRWLHAPPSGGVVIHDGPRHIASALAWRTSGTLQRCRPKEEDAADSPPPPPAKKWWEMEAEVQTAFRGGDEPEEFPGQHLIVGRSVKEDYRQITLNPRQAAVWSAMDHGENFIDLAGPSEPLAPKEEEDDFSNDGGGNGGSSDAATTTRTTSTAAPSRGATCLDADNLVGTLSLNRGFFCRRLFGGCVWML, from the exons ATGTTCAAAGTGGAAATCGCTGATTACCTAGTCACTGGAAATTGCAGATTATACTTGTCTCGTGATTACTTGACG CCATCAAGTGTTTTTGGGCAATACTGGCGCCACCCAAAAAGCAACTGCACggattcgagcccaatagaagtgCCGGCAACCTCGTGCCAACCCCTTCGCAAAGACAACGGCATCGGGCAACTTGCGCTTCAGCTCATCGACCGACGGTGGCTGCATGCGCCTCCTTCGGGCGGCGTCGTCATCCACGATGGCCCGAGGCACATAGCTTCGGCTCTGGCTTGGAGGACATCGGGGACGCTTCAACGCTGCCGCCCCAAGGAGGAGGATGCTGCGGACTCGCCACCACCTCCGCCGGCGAAGAAGTGGTGGGAGATGGAGGCGGAGGTGCAGACGGCCTTCCGTGGCGGCGACGAGCCGGAGGAGTTCCCGGGGCAACACCTCATCGTCGGCCGCTCCGTCAAGGAGGACTACCGGCAAATCACGCTCAACCCGCGGCAGGCGGCGGTGTGGTCCGCCATGGACCACGGTGAGAACTTCATCGACCTCGCCGGTCCTTCTGAGCCGTTGGCgccaaaggaggaggaggacgacttcTCTAACGACGGCGGTGGCAACGGTGGCAGCAGCGACGCGGCGACGACGACGCGGACAACCTCAACTGCAGCGCCTTCCAGGGGCGCCACTTGTCTGGACGCGGACAACCTTGTGGGAACACTATCCCTAAATAGAGGATTCTTctgccggcgcctatttggaGGGTGCGTGTGGATGCTCTAA